In Phaeobacter gallaeciensis DSM 26640, a genomic segment contains:
- a CDS encoding ABC transporter permease yields MIRKPTNLQGWLLKLAAILTGLFMLMPLVAVIPVSFTPKRFLSLPKGDWSLRHYQALLTDEAWLASISDSVLVALASSVIATVLAAAFALGLWFRQPRYGGALVGLALLPMAVPPVVSAVIIYFLQARIGLIDTYPGLILTHVIMVTPFAVIVMLTATSRLDKSLELASRNLGASRMQTTFWVVLPNLKFGLFSAWFLSLVLSWEEIAVTLFVSGIDVITLPKRIWDGLRLNVDPIIAAVSVILMVLTTIAIVAKALYEHRKDKSDS; encoded by the coding sequence ATGATCCGCAAGCCAACGAATTTGCAGGGCTGGCTTTTGAAACTTGCCGCCATTCTGACCGGCCTCTTCATGCTGATGCCGCTGGTTGCTGTGATCCCGGTATCCTTCACCCCCAAACGGTTCCTGTCCCTTCCAAAGGGCGACTGGTCCCTGCGCCACTATCAGGCGCTGCTGACGGACGAGGCCTGGCTCGCCAGTATCTCCGACAGCGTGCTGGTGGCGCTGGCCAGCAGCGTGATCGCCACGGTTCTGGCCGCCGCCTTTGCCTTGGGACTTTGGTTCCGGCAGCCGCGCTATGGCGGGGCACTGGTAGGGCTGGCGCTGTTGCCGATGGCGGTGCCGCCAGTGGTATCAGCCGTGATCATCTATTTCCTGCAGGCACGCATCGGCTTGATCGACACCTATCCGGGGCTGATCCTGACTCATGTGATCATGGTGACCCCCTTTGCGGTGATCGTCATGCTGACCGCCACCTCGCGCCTCGACAAATCGCTGGAGCTCGCGTCACGCAACCTTGGCGCCTCGCGGATGCAGACCACCTTCTGGGTGGTGCTACCGAACCTCAAGTTTGGGCTGTTCTCGGCGTGGTTCCTGAGCCTGGTGCTGTCCTGGGAGGAGATTGCCGTCACCCTGTTTGTCAGTGGTATCGACGTAATCACCCTGCCGAAACGGATCTGGGACGGGCTGCGCCTTAACGTTGACCCGATCATCGCCGCGGTCTCGGTCATCCTGATGGTTCTGACCACCATCGCCATCGTCGCCAAGGCCCTCTACGAGCACCGCAAAGACAAGTCCGACAGCTGA
- a CDS encoding ABC transporter permease — protein sequence MAARFNIHTIAMWLLPALFLAVYLAPLLGVFGWSVSRPEPGAENYVRMLTDADALNIMLRTARVCILVTGISVLLAYLLAYHWVFGSPGRKLFMELCIFIPFWISVLIRAFGWVVILRNKGILNETLLSIGAISEPLILVRTEPSVILGMVHFLVPFAVFPIASVMRQIDSRVLLASRGMGASPTFTFWNVFLPLTVPGILASVIIVFVFALGFFITPAILGGGKIVMIAEYIYIQMFQTSNWGFGAALSIGVLAVVAVMAGLLFRVIRPERLVK from the coding sequence ATGGCCGCACGGTTCAATATACACACCATTGCCATGTGGCTACTGCCTGCCCTGTTCCTGGCGGTCTATCTGGCGCCACTTCTGGGTGTCTTCGGATGGTCCGTCTCCCGGCCCGAACCGGGCGCCGAGAACTATGTGCGGATGCTGACCGACGCCGATGCACTCAATATTATGCTGCGCACCGCACGCGTCTGCATACTGGTCACCGGCATCTCGGTGCTGCTTGCCTATCTTCTGGCCTACCACTGGGTTTTCGGCTCACCCGGCCGAAAACTGTTCATGGAGCTCTGCATATTTATCCCCTTCTGGATCTCGGTATTGATCCGCGCCTTTGGTTGGGTGGTGATCCTGCGCAACAAAGGCATTCTGAACGAAACATTGCTGTCCATCGGTGCCATTTCCGAGCCGCTCATACTGGTGAGGACCGAGCCTTCGGTGATCCTGGGCATGGTGCATTTCCTTGTGCCCTTCGCGGTGTTTCCGATTGCATCGGTGATGCGCCAGATTGACTCACGGGTGCTCCTTGCCTCGCGCGGCATGGGCGCCAGTCCCACCTTCACTTTCTGGAACGTGTTCCTGCCGCTCACCGTGCCCGGTATCCTCGCCTCCGTGATCATCGTCTTTGTCTTTGCCCTTGGCTTCTTCATCACCCCGGCGATCCTTGGGGGCGGCAAAATCGTGATGATCGCGGAATACATCTACATCCAGATGTTCCAGACTTCGAATTGGGGCTTTGGCGCCGCGCTCAGCATCGGAGTGCTGGCCGTGGTCGCGGTAATGGCGGGCCTGCTGTTCAGGGTCATCCGCCCGGAAAGGCTGGTCAAATGA